The stretch of DNA AGGCATCACCGACCGCGTCGCCCTCACGGCCCGGTGGCTGCACTGGATCTTCTACGTCGACGACGTCCGCATGGAAACCGCCGTCACCACCACGAAGCTCGCTTCGGCGATCGGTCTCACCAGCCACCTGCTTCGCGTCATGGAGTCCCCGGCCACCGAACCGGCGGCAGATCAGACCGGCCCCGTCGCCGCGCTGCGGTCGCTCATGTCCTCGGTGCAGGCCGTTGCCACCCCGACCCAGCTCCACCGGTTCTCCGAGGCCCACCGCAAGTGGTTCCACGCCATCCTGTGGGGGATGGCCAACCCCGTCCCCGCCGGCCTCGACGAGTTCCTGCACCTGCGGATGCTGAACGCCGGCGGCGCCGCCAGCCTGTGCTGGTCGGAGATCACCAACGGGGAGGAGATCCCCGGCGCCGAATTCCACTCCCCCGCCATGCGCGCCCTACAGGAATCGTCCTTCCTGCTGATGGCCCTCGACAACGACCTGCTCTCCTACAACCGCGAACTGCTCATCGACGGGACCAAACTCAACATCGTGATGGTGCTGGCCCGGCTGAACGGCTCCCCGCCCGAGCAGGCCCTCCACCAGGCTGTGGCCCTGCGCGACCGCCTGACGACACTGTTCCTGATCCTGCGCGAGCAGGAAGAACCCAAACTCAGTGCCCCTGGGCGGGCCTACGTCGCGGATCTCGGCTACGCGATCCGCTCCAACCTCGACTGGGGCGCGCACTCTGCCCGCTACACCGCGGTGACCCCCCGCACCCAGCTCCCCCCGCCGCATCCCGCCCCCATCCCGCTGACACTCACCGACCACCCCAGCGATCCCAGCACCGAACCCCTGTCCTGCCCCTCGATCGCCTGGTGGTGGCAACAGCTGCGCGGGTGACCATTTCCGGTGTCACGCCGCATCACGTCCGGTCCACCGTGGTGGTGTCCTTGTCCGGCGGCGCGCGGGGCGATCGTCGGCTCCGTCGTACAGGGCGGCCCCGAACAGACGGAGTAGCCCCTCATGAACAAGACCTGTCAGCGTCACGGCATCATCGAAGTCCCTGACACTGCCACGGGCGGCGCCGGGGACGGTGCCCCCCGTCTCCTCGACCACTGCGTGCGGGTGCGCGGCAAGGCCAGGGGGACTGTCGTCGTCCTGGAGAAACAGGTGGACGTGGGCAGGGACACCAACCCCCGCGCGAGCGGCGGGTCCGCATCGGCCCAGGCCGAGGAGACCCCTCGCGTGCGGGCAGGGCGGGCCGCGCCGTACCGGAGGAGCGAGGGACGGACCAGGAGCCAGCCGCAGGCCGGTCCGACCGTCGGCCTGTCCCCCGTGGCACGTGGATGACCGCACGGACCCATGGCGGCGCGGAGGGGGAACGTCTCCTGGTCCGGACGGAGGATGGCGGGTTGTTCGACGCGGTCACACGTCGGCCGGTCACCTTGGAGGGGCTGGCCCGCGATGTGCGGTGCGGGCGCCGTTTCCGGGTCAGGGAGGGCGAGAGTGGCAGCGAGTGCACCTACCAGGTCTTGGCTCAGGTGCTCCTGTCCGCGCTTGCGCCCGCCGTACCGGGCGGGATTCGGGCAGTGGGCGGCACCTCGGGCACGGTGGAGCCGCTGTTCGGAGGGGACGGCGACGGCTCGCCTCCCCTGCGGAACGGGTAGCCGGGGGACCGTGGACAGTTGCCCGGAGCGCCGCCGCCGGGGCCAGTGACGGCCAATCCGCCGGCAGGGACGTACGTGGCTAGCTTGGGAGGCTGTGTGTCAACTCGCGCCCGGTATGTCGCCGGTGTGCTGGGCCGGCTGCTCGTGGCGGAGGCGCGCCGGTCCAGGCGTGGAGGCGGAGAGGACGCCGGGAAGGAGGGGCGCGAGCGCGCGAGGGTGGTACGAGAGACCCTACAGTCACTCGGGCCGTTCTACATCAAGGTCGGCCAACTGCTGTCCACCCGACCCGACTTCGTGCCTCCGGCGATGATCGAGGAGTTCGGCTGCCTCCACGATCAAGTCACTCCGGTGCCGTTCGATGTGCTGGAGCCAGTCCTGGCCCGGGAATTCGGGACCAGCTGGCCTCGGCTCTTCCGTGAGATCGACACCGACACGCCGCTGGGCGCCGCGTCACTGGCCCAGGTCCACCGCGCCGTACTGGCCGACGGCACACCGGTCGCGGTGAAGATCCAACGCCCCGGTGTCGAGGAGGTCATGGCCCAGGACATGGTGGTACTGCGCCGGACGGCCGGTCTGATCGGCAGGATCGCTCCCCGGTTCACCGCTGTGATCGACCTACCGGCCATGCTCGGGGTGCTCTTCGACGCGATGGAGGGGGAGAGCGACTTCCGCAAGGAGGCCGCCCACATGCGCACGGCCCGCGGCCTGACCGAGGAATTCACGTACCTGACCGTCCCTCATGTCCTGCTTGATCCCACTCGCCGGGTTCTGGTGCAGTCTCTCGCCCCGGGCACCTCGGTCCACACCGCCGACCCCGAGAAGCTCACCTCCGACGAGCGCACCGGCATCGGACGCGACCTGATGACGTTCATGTTCAGGGGGTTCTTCCTCGACCGCTGCTTCCACGCCGACCCCCACCCGGGAAACATCTTCGTCGCCTCCGGGGAACCGGCCCATCTGATCGACTGGGGCATGGTGGGCCGCGTGGAGGCCAACGTCAGCAGGAGCCTCGTCCTGGCCCTGCTCAACGTGGCCGCCAATGACGGCACCGGCCTGGCGAAGACCTGGACCGAGATGGGGCACCCCACCCCCTGGGCCGACCTGGCCGGTTTCCGTACGGACATGGCCGCCCTTGTCCCCAAGGCCACCTCCGCCTCCCTGGAGGAACTCAACTTCGGCGTCACTCTCACCGCCGTCCTCACGCACGCCACCCGCCGGGGCATCCAGTCCAGTCCCGTCATCGCCCTCCTGGGGAAATCCTTCGCCAACCTCGAAGGCTCCATCCGCCACCTGTGCCCCGAACTGTCCATCACGGAGGTCTTCGAGGAGAACCTGCGCACCATCATGTTCGGCCTCGCCCAGGAGGCACTCTCCGAACAGCAAGCCGCCCGTATCGCGCTCGAACTCATGATCGCCGCTCCCGGAAGCCTGCAACAGGGACGTGAGATCCTGCGCAACCTCGCGGAGCCGCCCACCCGGCCGACCGCGGCACGAGGAGCCGCAGCCGGCCGCAGCCGGTCCTCGGCCCACTCGCACCACACCCGTGCGGCGCTCATTCTGGCCGCCGCAGTCATGGGGAGCAGACGCGGAAGGTGACCGTCAGGCCGTCTCCGCCAGGCTCGGCGCGCGCAAGGTGTCCACCAGTTCCTGTAGAACCAGGGCCACTTCGGGCCGCACCGAGTAACAGATCTGGACGCCGCGTCTGCGGGTGCTCACCAGCCCCGCCTCCCGCAACACCTTCAGATGCTGACTGACGGTGGGTTGCGAGACGCCGAAGACATCGGCGAAGTCACAGGCACAGGTCTCCGGCTCGGCGGCGAGGGCTCGGACGATCCCCAGCCGCAGTGGGTGGCCGAGCGCCTTGAACATGTGGGCAGTCGATACGAGGTCGGTCACGCTTGACACCATATCAACATTCACCTATATGCTGGATCTGCCATATAAGGAAACCGGCATATAATTGAATGGAGAACCGATGAGCACGTCCGCTCCTGGGAGCAGCACCGAAGAGGGGGTCTGGACCCCCCGGTACCGGGCCCTGACCATCGGGCTGATCCTGTCCGTCACCCTGGTGGCCTTCTTATGGCTCGGAGTGGCGACCGTGCTGCCACCGGTCGCCAGGGAACTTGACGGTCTGGGCCTGTTCGGCTGGGCGTTCACCGCGTTCATGCTGGCCAACATCTTCGGCACGGTGCTCACCGGCAAGGGCGCCGACCAGCGCGGCCCGGCCGCCCCGTACCTCCAGGCCTTCCTGTTCTTCGTGGTGGGCTGCGCCATCTCCGCCCTCGCGAACAACTGGTACGTCTTCCTGCTCGGCCGCACCCTCCAGGGCGCCGGTGTCGGAGGCGTACTCGCCATCGCCTACCTGACCGTCGGGCGGGCCTATCCGGACGCGCTGCGCGCCCGGATGCTCGCCCTGGTGGCCTCGGCGTGGACGCTGCCCGCGCTGCTGGGCCCGGCCATCGCGGCGGGGATCGCCGAGGCGACCAACTGGCGGGTGGTGTTCATCGTCCTGGTGCCGCTGGTGCCGATCGGGGTGCTGCTCACCCTGCCCGCCCTGCGCGGGCTCGGCGCCCCGGAGGCGTCCGCCCCCGACAAGGGGCGTATCCCGTACACCCTGCTGTTGGTGATCGGCACGGGTGCGGTGCTGGTCGGGCTTGAGGAGCACAACCTCGCCATCACCATCCCCGTGGTCCTGGCTGGCGCGGCCCTCGCCCTGCCCATGCTCCGCAAGCTGCTGCCGCCCGGCACGCTCACCGTGCGGCGCGGGATGCCCGCCGGAATGATCGTCCGCGGACTCGTCAGCACCGCCTACTACGGGGCGGAGTCGTTCTTCCCACTGAGCATGACGCTGGTCCTGGGGCTGACCACCCTGGAGTCGGGCCTCGCGCTGTCCGCGGGCGCCCTCACCTGGGTCACCGGTGCGTGGATCCAGGCGAAGCTGGACGCCCGCAGCCAGGGCAAGGGGCGGCACAGTCGGGTGGTGGCGGGCTTCGCCCTGCTGGTCATCGGCGACGCGATGATCGCCCTGGCCGTCGGCACCGACCTGAAGAGCGTCGCCCTCGCCGTGGTCGGCTGGGCGATCGCGGGCTTCGGCATGGGCCTGGTGTACCCGGCGGTCACCACCATCGTGCTGTCGATCGCCCCCAAGGGGCAGGAGGGCGCGGCCAGTTCCAACCTCCAGCTGTCCGAGACCATGTCCGTCGCCGTCATGACGGGCCTGGGCACCGCGGTCAGCGCCTACGGAGCCACTCAGGGCTGGGCGGAGAACGGCGCGCTCGGCGTCGTCTTCGCCCTCACCACACTGGCGGCCCTGGCGGGCATCGGCGCCGGTCTGCGCACCCGGGTCAAGAACGATCCGGGCACCGGCACCGACACGCCCGCGTCGGCCGGGGAATCGGACCGGCAGGACGCGGGGCACACCGCCTGACCGACGCACACCGCCCGGCCGACGCGCACCCGCGCTCTCCCCGACCGACCGCGGGGCCCCGAGACCTGTGGTGTCGCGCGGCCGGGCGGCGCCGATCTGTTCGAGACAGTCACCACGACGGCAGGACGACACCATGGCCCGTACCCCGGGGAGGACCATCGCGGGCCGGACCTCGGTCACCGTGCCGACGCTCCTCCTGCGGGGCGCGAGTACCGCCGCCGGCCTGGCCGACGAGGGCGGCTGAAGGACTGGAACGGCGGCACATGGCCACGCCCGGCCTCCGCCGCGCAGGGGTCCGCGCGAGGAGGCCCGTCACATGTTCCACATGAGGCCGCGCGGTGTGGGGGGCTTCCGCCAGGACCTGGGCGGGGTCCAGTGGCCGGTCTCGAAGAAGCGCTCGACGGTGTCCACCCAGGGGCGGAAGTCGATTCCCTGCTGTTCGAGCCAGGCGTCGCTGTAGTAGGTGTCGAGATACCGCTCGCCGGAGTCGCAGAGCACCGTGACGACCGTGCCCGTCTCGTGGCGCCTGTGCAGTTCGCGCAGGATCTTCAGGGCCCCGTACAGCCCGGTGCCTGTGGAGCCTCCCGGGGCGACACCGAGGCGCTCCTTGGCCACTCGCATGGTGGCGATCGAGACGGGGTCAGGGACCCGAATCATGCGGTTGACCAGGGGGAAGAGGAAGGAGGGCTCGACCTTCGGCCGGCCGATGCCCTCGATACGGGAGCCCGTCGCCGTCACCGTACGGTCGTTGTCACGCCAACCGGGGAAGAACGCGGAGTTCTCGGGGTCGGTGACGCATACCCGCACCCGGTGGCCGGTGTACCGCGCGTGGCGGGCCAGTGAAGCCGCCGTCCCGCCGGTCCCGGCGCCCATGACGAACCAGTCGGGGTCCGACTCGTGGAGGATCTCGCCCGCCATTCCGTGGTCGCCCCGCCAGTCGTAGGCGCGCTCGGCATAGGTGAACTGGTCCATGAAATGGCCGTGGCGGTCGCGGGCCTCCTGCTCGGCCCGCTCGGAGATGGTCGCGCCGGTCGCCTCGACGATCTCGCCGCCGAGTTCGAGGATCGCTTTTTTCTTCTCCGCCGTGGTGCCGGACGGTACGACGGCGACGAACTTGATGCCGAGCAGTTTGCTGAACCACGCCTCGGAGATGGCGGTCGATCCGCTGGACGCCTCCACGACCGGACTGTCGTGTACGAGCCACCCGTTGGCCAGAGCGTTGAGGTACAGCGCCTCGGCCAGCCGGTGCTTGTGGCTGCCCGAGGGGTGTACGGACTCGTTCTTCACCAGCAGGCGCGAGCCGCGCAGCCGCGTGGGCAGCTCCAGTTCCAGCATGGGCGTCGGCTTGTACGGCAGGGCCCTGATCTGCCGGATGCGGGCGTTGACCCAGCCGCGCTCGTCGGGATAGCGGTCCGACAGGTCATCGCCGCGACCGATGTCCGCTGTCCCCGAGGCACGCCCGGCCCCGTCGACGACCGCACCCGCGGGGGAACGGCCCGCTGCCCCAGCAGCGCCCGCCGTGGCGGCGGAAGCTGTCGCGGCAGCCGTTCCCGCACCGGCAAGCAGTACCGCACGCCGTGACACACCCATCCGAAAACCTCCGATTGTCCGCCCGTAGCGCCACCCGGTGCGGGTGGCGGACCTTGCCTAACAGCCCAACCGTGCTGGAGGGTGCGGGCTCGGGAAGGGACACGCGGAGATCACCTGCGCGGCTCAATACCCCATACGGACGCGGCGACTCACGACCCCGGCTCCGCCCTCCGGAGTGGACGGCGTGAGCGGCTCGGCACGGACCGGGTATCGGCTCGCGAGGCCGAATCGCACGCGACCCGACCGGTCCTGGTAAGTCCCTTGGAGAAAGCCCCCATTGGGAAAACGATTCGTCTGACTGTGCGCCCCTCTGCGCCCCGACTGTGCAGCAACCGCTCCCCCGCGGCGGGCCTTTCGTGGATCACCCTGCGATGGGGCGCGAGTACACTCCGTGGCCAGTCGATCTCCCGGTATTCGCGTACCTCGCACCCTTCCTCAGGGTTCGCCAGCGAATTCACCGCACCCCTTTCCTGAAGGAGAAAGCACAGTGGCACAGGACGACGACGTGTTCTCGAAGGATCTCCCTGATTTCATCGAGAAGGTCAATCGGTGGTACAGGGAGGACTTCGAAGGCTTCAAAACCATGTACGACGCGGCGACCGCGAACGTGGTGCCGTACCCGAAGGACACCCCTCCAGCTCTGCACTGCGACTGGAAGGACAAGGGTGTCGATTTTCTGTGTCAATTCTTCGAGGATTGGTACGCGTGGGACCCGGGGGTGCACAACGGGCTGGACTACATCGAGAAGTTCAGCTGGATCAACTACGAGAACGCGTACGGCATGGTCTTCGTGACCTGTGGCCCCGGGCACAAGGTGCTCGCCGACTTCACACACCTGCAAGGCGTACTGCTGGACAAGAAGGGTGACAAGCGGACGCAGGCACTCATCGGCGCATGGGTCGAGCAACTGGGTTCGAAGATGAAGGACTTCGAGAGCGGGCCGTGGGAGACCTTCAACGATTTCTTCGTCCGGGAACTCGCCAAGAACGCGCGACCGATCTCCGCGGCGAAGGACGACACGGTGGTGGTCGCCCCGGCGGACTGCGTCATCAACATGATCGTCGATGAGCTGAAGAAGGACACGCCGATCCCGGTCAAGACCGTGACCATGAACGTCGAGCAGCTGCTCGCCGGCTCCTCGTTCGCGGACACGTTCGTCGACGGTACCGCGGTGTCGTGCATCCTCATGCCCGACAGCTACCACTGGTATCACGCCCCGGTCGCGGGGGAGGTGGTGGAGGCCCGCGACGACATCGCCGGTGTCTA from Streptomyces tsukubensis encodes:
- a CDS encoding terpene synthase family protein; amino-acid sequence: MDTITDTTAAQLLHLPPLYCPIDAAIHPEHESIDRDARIWLDRYRLYTSDIDRAWVIARHYTEAMGRIYPKGITDRVALTARWLHWIFYVDDVRMETAVTTTKLASAIGLTSHLLRVMESPATEPAADQTGPVAALRSLMSSVQAVATPTQLHRFSEAHRKWFHAILWGMANPVPAGLDEFLHLRMLNAGGAASLCWSEITNGEEIPGAEFHSPAMRALQESSFLLMALDNDLLSYNRELLIDGTKLNIVMVLARLNGSPPEQALHQAVALRDRLTTLFLILREQEEPKLSAPGRAYVADLGYAIRSNLDWGAHSARYTAVTPRTQLPPPHPAPIPLTLTDHPSDPSTEPLSCPSIAWWWQQLRG
- a CDS encoding polyhydroxyalkanoate synthesis regulator DNA-binding domain-containing protein translates to MTARTHGGAEGERLLVRTEDGGLFDAVTRRPVTLEGLARDVRCGRRFRVREGESGSECTYQVLAQVLLSALAPAVPGGIRAVGGTSGTVEPLFGGDGDGSPPLRNG
- a CDS encoding ABC1 kinase family protein — encoded protein: MSTRARYVAGVLGRLLVAEARRSRRGGGEDAGKEGRERARVVRETLQSLGPFYIKVGQLLSTRPDFVPPAMIEEFGCLHDQVTPVPFDVLEPVLAREFGTSWPRLFREIDTDTPLGAASLAQVHRAVLADGTPVAVKIQRPGVEEVMAQDMVVLRRTAGLIGRIAPRFTAVIDLPAMLGVLFDAMEGESDFRKEAAHMRTARGLTEEFTYLTVPHVLLDPTRRVLVQSLAPGTSVHTADPEKLTSDERTGIGRDLMTFMFRGFFLDRCFHADPHPGNIFVASGEPAHLIDWGMVGRVEANVSRSLVLALLNVAANDGTGLAKTWTEMGHPTPWADLAGFRTDMAALVPKATSASLEELNFGVTLTAVLTHATRRGIQSSPVIALLGKSFANLEGSIRHLCPELSITEVFEENLRTIMFGLAQEALSEQQAARIALELMIAAPGSLQQGREILRNLAEPPTRPTAARGAAAGRSRSSAHSHHTRAALILAAAVMGSRRGR
- a CDS encoding ArsR/SmtB family transcription factor, which produces MTDLVSTAHMFKALGHPLRLGIVRALAAEPETCACDFADVFGVSQPTVSQHLKVLREAGLVSTRRRGVQICYSVRPEVALVLQELVDTLRAPSLAETA
- a CDS encoding MFS transporter — translated: MSTSAPGSSTEEGVWTPRYRALTIGLILSVTLVAFLWLGVATVLPPVARELDGLGLFGWAFTAFMLANIFGTVLTGKGADQRGPAAPYLQAFLFFVVGCAISALANNWYVFLLGRTLQGAGVGGVLAIAYLTVGRAYPDALRARMLALVASAWTLPALLGPAIAAGIAEATNWRVVFIVLVPLVPIGVLLTLPALRGLGAPEASAPDKGRIPYTLLLVIGTGAVLVGLEEHNLAITIPVVLAGAALALPMLRKLLPPGTLTVRRGMPAGMIVRGLVSTAYYGAESFFPLSMTLVLGLTTLESGLALSAGALTWVTGAWIQAKLDARSQGKGRHSRVVAGFALLVIGDAMIALAVGTDLKSVALAVVGWAIAGFGMGLVYPAVTTIVLSIAPKGQEGAASSNLQLSETMSVAVMTGLGTAVSAYGATQGWAENGALGVVFALTTLAALAGIGAGLRTRVKNDPGTGTDTPASAGESDRQDAGHTA
- a CDS encoding PLP-dependent cysteine synthase family protein → MGVSRRAVLLAGAGTAAATASAATAGAAGAAGRSPAGAVVDGAGRASGTADIGRGDDLSDRYPDERGWVNARIRQIRALPYKPTPMLELELPTRLRGSRLLVKNESVHPSGSHKHRLAEALYLNALANGWLVHDSPVVEASSGSTAISEAWFSKLLGIKFVAVVPSGTTAEKKKAILELGGEIVEATGATISERAEQEARDRHGHFMDQFTYAERAYDWRGDHGMAGEILHESDPDWFVMGAGTGGTAASLARHARYTGHRVRVCVTDPENSAFFPGWRDNDRTVTATGSRIEGIGRPKVEPSFLFPLVNRMIRVPDPVSIATMRVAKERLGVAPGGSTGTGLYGALKILRELHRRHETGTVVTVLCDSGERYLDTYYSDAWLEQQGIDFRPWVDTVERFFETGHWTPPRSWRKPPTPRGLMWNM
- a CDS encoding phosphatidylserine decarboxylase, with the translated sequence MAQDDDVFSKDLPDFIEKVNRWYREDFEGFKTMYDAATANVVPYPKDTPPALHCDWKDKGVDFLCQFFEDWYAWDPGVHNGLDYIEKFSWINYENAYGMVFVTCGPGHKVLADFTHLQGVLLDKKGDKRTQALIGAWVEQLGSKMKDFESGPWETFNDFFVRELAKNARPISAAKDDTVVVAPADCVINMIVDELKKDTPIPVKTVTMNVEQLLAGSSFADTFVDGTAVSCILMPDSYHWYHAPVAGEVVEARDDIAGVYYGMRDFPELLNKGNVGYGYDYEMFDHFRRGYLIIKTRYPDGPHGEKQEGYVGMVTVGLNSIGSVNYLPRFQHVNYPAAPATPKDPVKVGKGEKIGNFKYGGSLNILLFEKERFPALQLLQGQRIGLLEPKERTRGLFTGSYHTQSRRRSPLAP